In Shouchella patagoniensis, the following are encoded in one genomic region:
- the yqeH gene encoding ribosome biogenesis GTPase YqeH, with amino-acid sequence MSETETEQDWHCSGCGVKIQSEEPKKIGYAPSSALKRDVVVCKRCFRLTHYNEIQPVAIEDDEFAAMFHSLHTKDALIVKVVDIVDVYGSWISGVQRFVGKNPVLLVANKVDLLPKSTNRGKLTNWLKKMASDEGLKPLDAMLMSTVSNEGVEEVINRIDELRKGKDVYVVGCTNVGKSSFINKILKLHGHEGDHFITTSHFPGTTLNLIDIPLGDEKSLVDTPGLINRHQIAHLLSPKSLKAITPKKELKPTVFQLKEEQTLFLGGLARLDFIKGAPSSFVVYVANDLHIHRTKREKADDLFENHAGVLLTPPFKEEGEVTFELKKHTFKIGAEATDIVYSGLGWIRVQSEGATIEVYAPKEVGVSVRPSIHA; translated from the coding sequence ATGTCTGAAACAGAAACAGAGCAAGATTGGCACTGCTCCGGGTGCGGTGTTAAAATTCAATCAGAGGAACCAAAAAAAATCGGTTATGCACCATCTTCAGCGTTAAAAAGGGATGTTGTCGTATGTAAACGATGTTTTCGTCTCACTCATTACAATGAGATCCAACCAGTTGCGATTGAAGATGACGAATTTGCAGCGATGTTCCATTCATTGCATACAAAAGATGCGTTAATCGTAAAAGTAGTTGATATTGTAGATGTATATGGAAGTTGGATCTCTGGTGTACAACGTTTTGTAGGGAAGAATCCGGTCTTACTTGTCGCAAATAAAGTAGACTTATTGCCTAAATCAACGAACCGAGGAAAATTAACCAATTGGTTAAAGAAGATGGCAAGTGATGAAGGATTAAAACCGCTTGATGCGATGTTGATGAGCACAGTGTCAAACGAGGGCGTGGAGGAAGTCATTAATCGGATTGATGAACTCCGCAAAGGCAAAGACGTGTATGTTGTTGGTTGCACAAATGTCGGGAAATCATCTTTTATTAATAAAATACTAAAATTGCATGGGCATGAAGGCGACCACTTTATTACGACATCCCATTTTCCTGGAACGACATTAAACTTAATTGACATCCCGTTGGGCGATGAAAAATCATTAGTTGACACACCTGGTTTAATCAATCGTCATCAAATTGCCCACTTGTTAAGTCCAAAAAGTTTAAAAGCCATAACTCCTAAAAAAGAATTAAAGCCTACTGTGTTTCAATTAAAAGAAGAGCAGACCTTATTTTTGGGTGGGTTAGCTCGGCTTGACTTCATAAAAGGTGCTCCATCATCGTTTGTTGTCTATGTCGCAAATGATCTGCATATTCATCGAACAAAACGTGAAAAAGCAGATGATTTATTTGAAAATCATGCTGGTGTTCTTTTAACACCTCCTTTTAAAGAAGAAGGGGAAGTTACCTTTGAGCTTAAGAAGCACACATTTAAAATAGGCGCTGAAGCAACGGATATTGTCTATTCTGGCCTTGGTTGGATACGAGTGCAAAGTGAAGGTGCTACGATTGAAGTATATGCCCCGAAAGAAGTTGGGGTAAGTGTTCGTCCGTCAATTCACGCATAA
- a CDS encoding Na+/H+ antiporter subunit A, which translates to MSSLHIAIIIPFLMAIVIPIIYPYTKRLHTGWIVLLVPTIIFVYFLSYLPITSNGETLLHSMPWVPSLGINFDVYLDGLSLIFALLISGIGSLVVLYSIYYLNKATERLQNFYTYLLIFMGAMLGVTLTDNLITLYIFWELTSLASALLISYWYHRKKSVYGAQKSMLITVFGGFAMLAGFCILYGITGTFSIREIIGQVDAVVASQLFLPAMILVLLGAFTKSAQFPFHIWLPDAMEAPTPVSAYLHSATMVKAGIYLVARLTPVFGGQAVWFWTLIIVGLITLAYGSVTAVRQKDLKGILAYSTISQLGLIMSLLGVGSAALFVSDGEAVTFYAVAIMTALFHLINHATFKGSLFMTVGIIDHETGTRDIKKLGGLMTIMPITFVISAVGLASMAGLPPFNGFISKEMFFTGMLRATEADFFSANSIGFMLPIIAWIASIFTFLYCLIMFVKTFLGTFKEENFDQKVHEAPLGMLISPLLLGSLVIVLGLFPNIVADSLIAPAVTSIIPTLTLDNVAVDFYLWHGFNTELLMSIGVVLFGTGLFLLMKKWSKLEIYKRERDPLHWFYDKGLDGLITGSQAITRVQMTGLLRDYFLYMSIFIVLLLSWTFWYADAWNLNTANLAELPIFMVVIAVVFIMACLCLPFIKKRLTLIIFAGIIGYIMALFFVILRAPDLALTQLLIETVTVVLLMLAFRHLPEMADETVKASKKTFNIIVSAAVGITVTVVGISAYSLSTDAGLTSISDFFIENVYELGGGTNMVNVILVDFRGLDTMLEVLVLGIVALAVIMLVKHRFKGGEDV; encoded by the coding sequence ATGTCCAGTCTCCACATAGCCATTATAATTCCATTTTTGATGGCCATCGTAATACCGATCATTTACCCATACACAAAAAGACTCCATACTGGCTGGATTGTCCTGCTAGTTCCCACAATTATATTTGTGTACTTCTTGTCTTACTTGCCAATTACATCAAACGGAGAAACACTTCTACATTCGATGCCGTGGGTCCCATCCCTAGGTATTAATTTTGATGTTTATTTGGATGGACTTAGCCTTATCTTCGCTTTATTAATTTCTGGAATCGGGTCACTCGTTGTGCTCTATTCCATTTATTATTTAAATAAAGCTACAGAACGGTTACAAAATTTTTATACGTACTTACTCATTTTTATGGGTGCGATGCTTGGGGTAACCTTAACTGACAACTTAATAACGTTATATATCTTTTGGGAGTTAACAAGCTTAGCCTCTGCTCTTTTAATTAGTTACTGGTACCACCGAAAAAAATCAGTATACGGTGCTCAAAAATCAATGCTAATTACTGTTTTTGGCGGTTTCGCTATGTTAGCAGGGTTCTGTATTCTATATGGTATTACAGGCACATTTAGTATACGGGAAATCATTGGACAGGTAGATGCCGTTGTGGCTAGTCAACTCTTTTTGCCTGCTATGATTCTTGTACTTCTAGGAGCTTTTACTAAGTCTGCTCAATTCCCATTCCATATCTGGTTACCTGATGCGATGGAAGCTCCTACTCCAGTTAGTGCTTACCTACACTCTGCAACTATGGTAAAAGCCGGCATCTATTTGGTTGCTCGTCTTACCCCTGTTTTTGGAGGACAGGCCGTTTGGTTTTGGACATTAATTATAGTTGGATTAATCACATTAGCTTATGGATCTGTAACAGCTGTTCGACAAAAAGACTTAAAAGGGATTCTCGCTTATTCAACCATTAGTCAACTTGGTCTTATTATGAGTCTTTTAGGCGTTGGTTCTGCAGCACTTTTCGTGTCAGACGGAGAAGCAGTTACATTTTACGCTGTTGCCATCATGACAGCTTTGTTTCACTTAATTAATCACGCAACTTTTAAAGGAAGCCTATTTATGACAGTAGGCATTATTGATCACGAAACAGGTACAAGAGATATTAAAAAGCTTGGTGGATTAATGACCATTATGCCAATTACTTTTGTTATCTCTGCTGTTGGACTAGCATCCATGGCTGGTTTACCTCCATTTAATGGTTTTATCTCAAAGGAAATGTTTTTTACCGGAATGTTAAGAGCAACAGAAGCAGACTTCTTCTCTGCAAACAGCATTGGATTTATGTTGCCAATCATTGCATGGATTGCAAGTATATTCACATTTCTATATTGCTTAATCATGTTTGTCAAAACGTTTTTAGGTACATTTAAAGAAGAAAATTTTGACCAAAAAGTACATGAAGCACCATTAGGGATGTTAATTAGCCCACTTTTATTGGGGTCCCTTGTTATCGTCTTAGGCTTATTCCCTAATATAGTTGCTGATTCACTAATTGCTCCAGCTGTAACGAGTATTATACCTACATTAACTCTTGACAATGTAGCTGTGGATTTTTATTTATGGCACGGATTTAATACTGAACTTTTAATGTCAATTGGTGTTGTCCTATTTGGTACAGGTCTGTTCCTACTTATGAAGAAATGGTCTAAATTAGAAATTTATAAAAGGGAACGTGATCCACTTCATTGGTTTTATGATAAAGGTTTAGATGGTTTAATTACTGGTTCGCAAGCAATTACAAGAGTGCAGATGACAGGATTATTACGAGATTACTTCTTGTATATGTCTATCTTTATCGTACTTCTTCTAAGTTGGACGTTCTGGTATGCCGATGCTTGGAATCTCAATACAGCTAATTTAGCTGAATTACCAATTTTTATGGTTGTCATTGCCGTTGTTTTCATAATGGCTTGCTTATGCCTACCCTTCATCAAAAAACGACTAACTTTAATTATTTTTGCTGGGATAATTGGCTACATAATGGCATTGTTCTTTGTCATTTTGCGTGCACCAGACCTCGCTTTAACCCAACTTCTTATTGAAACTGTAACGGTGGTTTTATTAATGTTAGCTTTTAGACATCTTCCCGAAATGGCTGATGAAACCGTCAAAGCTTCAAAAAAGACGTTTAATATTATCGTATCTGCCGCTGTGGGTATTACAGTAACAGTTGTTGGAATTAGTGCTTATTCACTAAGCACAGATGCAGGTCTAACATCTATTTCAGACTTCTTCATTGAAAATGTGTATGAACTAGGTGGCGGAACAAACATGGTCAATGTCATTTTAGTTGATTTCCGTGGACTCGATACGATGCTTGAAGTTCTTGTTCTTGGGATTGTGGCACTAGCTGTAATTATGCTCGTTAAACATCGCTTTAAAGGAGGGGAGGACGTATGA
- the yqeK gene encoding bis(5'-nucleosyl)-tetraphosphatase (symmetrical) YqeK — protein sequence MAMTPEEALQVVHTHLTPSRYKHTLGVRETAIALAKKYKANVQKAELAAILHDICKYHDNEEMKKTVTTILNEPHWAQYGEALLHAPCGALFIQQHLGIEDEEILQAVKSHTTGRADMSLLEKVVFVADYIEPNRKFPGVETARDLASRDLDEACQFSLKQTMLYLLSKELPIHPETMSAYNFYILKGEKISESTFTNGG from the coding sequence ATGGCTATGACACCTGAAGAGGCATTGCAGGTTGTCCATACTCATTTAACACCTTCTCGCTATAAGCACACGTTAGGTGTGAGAGAGACAGCAATTGCACTTGCCAAAAAGTATAAGGCAAATGTTCAAAAAGCGGAACTTGCAGCGATTCTCCATGACATTTGTAAATATCATGATAATGAAGAAATGAAGAAAACCGTAACGACTATATTAAATGAACCTCATTGGGCACAATATGGGGAAGCGTTGCTTCATGCTCCATGTGGAGCGTTATTCATACAACAACATTTAGGTATTGAGGATGAAGAGATTTTACAAGCAGTCAAATCACATACCACTGGTCGCGCGGATATGTCGTTACTAGAAAAAGTCGTTTTCGTGGCTGATTATATTGAGCCTAACAGAAAATTTCCAGGTGTGGAGACTGCTAGGGATTTAGCAAGCAGAGATTTAGATGAGGCATGTCAATTTTCATTAAAGCAAACAATGCTTTATTTGCTCTCAAAAGAGTTGCCAATCCATCCGGAAACAATGTCAGCGTACAATTTTTATATATTGAAAGGGGAAAAAATAAGTGAATCAACATTTACTAATGGCGGTTGA
- a CDS encoding Na(+)/H(+) antiporter subunit C codes for MEILMFIVIGVLFAVGTYMLLNRSLLRVIVAIMMLSHGAHLLILTMAGLNADAPPLEHMADGGYTDPLPQALILTAIVISFGITAFLVVLGYRTYKVHNTDDLEKLRGSADE; via the coding sequence ATGGAAATTTTAATGTTTATTGTCATCGGTGTGCTCTTCGCTGTCGGAACCTATATGCTGTTAAATCGCAGTTTGCTTCGAGTCATTGTTGCAATCATGATGCTCTCGCACGGTGCGCATTTATTGATTTTAACAATGGCAGGCTTAAATGCTGATGCTCCTCCGCTGGAACACATGGCAGACGGGGGTTACACAGATCCATTGCCACAAGCGCTTATTTTAACAGCGATTGTTATCAGCTTTGGAATTACAGCTTTTCTAGTTGTACTGGGTTACCGAACATATAAAGTGCATAATACAGATGATTTAGAGAAGTTAAGGGGGTCTGCAGATGAATAA
- the yhbY gene encoding ribosome assembly RNA-binding protein YhbY, whose product MLSNKQKRFLRAESHNIQPIFQVGKGGVNENMIVQINEALEVRELIKVSILQNCMEDKHEVAEGIVNGTKAYLVQVIGSMIILYKPSKENAKIHLPRN is encoded by the coding sequence ATGTTATCAAATAAACAAAAAAGGTTTTTGCGAGCAGAGTCACATAACATCCAACCTATTTTTCAGGTGGGCAAGGGTGGCGTGAACGAGAATATGATCGTACAAATCAACGAAGCGTTGGAAGTAAGAGAACTTATAAAGGTGAGCATTCTCCAGAACTGTATGGAGGACAAGCATGAAGTGGCTGAAGGGATCGTAAATGGAACTAAAGCGTATCTTGTCCAAGTTATTGGAAGCATGATTATTTTGTATAAACCTTCAAAAGAGAATGCGAAGATTCATTTACCAAGGAATTAA
- a CDS encoding nicotinate-nucleotide adenylyltransferase, translating to MKRVGLFGGTFDPPHIGHMLIAQEALSVVELDEIWFIPVSTPPHKKRVGLTSARDRYQMVEAALSDEPRFKTSDIELKRQGKSYTIDTVRQLKNEYPTHDFFFLIGGDMVEMLEKWYQIDELKKLVTFVAFNRPGSGSVGNEELHVVPFIEVNISSSLIRERSQSGKPIRYFVPSKVEELIKERGLYGYDT from the coding sequence GTGAAGCGAGTTGGGCTGTTTGGCGGCACCTTTGATCCTCCGCATATTGGACATATGCTTATTGCTCAAGAAGCGTTGTCTGTAGTTGAGTTAGATGAAATTTGGTTTATTCCTGTTTCTACCCCTCCACATAAAAAGAGAGTAGGGTTAACGAGTGCTAGAGACCGTTATCAAATGGTAGAGGCGGCTTTGTCGGATGAACCTCGATTTAAAACAAGCGATATCGAGCTGAAGCGTCAAGGGAAATCATATACAATTGATACGGTACGTCAATTAAAGAATGAGTATCCAACACATGACTTTTTCTTTTTAATCGGTGGAGATATGGTCGAGATGCTTGAAAAATGGTATCAGATTGATGAATTGAAGAAGTTAGTCACTTTTGTTGCATTCAATCGTCCAGGTTCAGGTAGTGTAGGTAACGAAGAGTTGCATGTTGTGCCATTTATAGAAGTGAATATTTCGTCTTCATTAATTCGAGAACGTAGTCAAAGCGGCAAACCAATTCGGTATTTTGTGCCATCTAAAGTAGAAGAGCTGATTAAGGAGAGAGGTCTTTATGGCTATGACACCTGA
- a CDS encoding Na+/H+ antiporter subunit E yields MAFQLMINLAVALLWMLFQNSFSAVDFVFGYLIGMLVVLTLIRFKGRYFYMHRVWSFFKLLLVFAKELTIANIDVVKIVLSPKMKIAPGIVAVPTELQTRAEKSLFAVMMTLTPGTLSIEFSEDGNYIFVHALNAEDKEGLINQVKRTFEAGILEVTRRHV; encoded by the coding sequence ATGGCTTTTCAATTAATGATCAATCTAGCAGTTGCTCTTCTTTGGATGCTTTTTCAAAATAGTTTCAGTGCAGTTGATTTTGTCTTTGGTTATTTAATAGGAATGCTCGTCGTATTAACTTTAATACGTTTTAAAGGTCGCTATTTTTACATGCATCGCGTCTGGTCGTTTTTCAAACTACTACTTGTATTTGCAAAAGAATTAACGATCGCCAATATTGATGTTGTAAAAATCGTTTTAAGCCCAAAAATGAAAATCGCACCTGGAATTGTAGCTGTCCCAACCGAACTTCAAACACGTGCGGAAAAATCGTTATTTGCAGTAATGATGACGTTGACTCCAGGTACTTTATCCATCGAGTTTTCGGAGGACGGAAATTATATTTTTGTTCATGCCTTAAATGCCGAAGATAAAGAAGGCTTAATTAATCAAGTGAAAAGAACGTTTGAAGCAGGAATACTGGAGGTGACCCGTCGTCATGTTTAA
- a CDS encoding CvfB family protein, with protein sequence MMKPGTTEALTVVRQAEFGFFLSDGENDILLHEREVTGTIAVDETVTVFLYHDHQNRLSATMAQPIIKNDEMGWLEVVGVRPTHGVFVYNGISRDLFVSMDELPTDRNEWPAVGDKLFCSLTWDKKGRLMGKLVKGSPITSQAILADDSWLNQNVKGTIYHFLDEGAALFIENGPIAFLHQDEANGIPRLGQLVHGRVQFVRDDGRVNITQRQLRTDQQKDDADVILAFLEARKAGGMPYTDKSSSEDIHARFGMSKAAFKRALGKLYKERKIEQRDGFTYLAEKK encoded by the coding sequence ATGATGAAACCAGGCACCACGGAAGCTCTAACCGTTGTTCGTCAGGCTGAATTCGGCTTTTTCTTAAGTGATGGGGAAAACGATATACTTCTTCACGAGAGAGAGGTAACGGGAACGATTGCAGTTGACGAAACAGTAACTGTTTTTTTATATCATGATCATCAAAATCGGCTTAGTGCAACAATGGCTCAACCGATAATTAAAAATGACGAGATGGGCTGGCTTGAAGTTGTTGGTGTAAGACCGACACACGGTGTATTTGTCTATAATGGCATCTCAAGAGATCTTTTTGTTTCAATGGATGAACTGCCAACTGACCGAAATGAATGGCCTGCTGTAGGAGATAAGCTGTTTTGCTCACTAACTTGGGATAAAAAAGGAAGATTGATGGGCAAGCTCGTTAAAGGAAGCCCGATTACTTCACAAGCCATTCTAGCGGATGATTCTTGGTTGAATCAGAACGTAAAAGGAACAATCTATCATTTTCTCGATGAGGGAGCAGCACTATTTATTGAAAATGGACCAATTGCATTCCTCCATCAAGACGAAGCAAATGGGATTCCTCGGTTGGGACAACTTGTGCATGGTCGTGTTCAGTTTGTACGAGATGATGGCCGTGTTAATATTACACAACGGCAGTTACGAACGGATCAACAGAAAGACGATGCGGATGTTATTTTAGCTTTTTTAGAGGCGCGTAAAGCTGGCGGGATGCCTTATACTGATAAATCTTCTTCAGAAGATATTCATGCGCGTTTCGGTATGAGTAAGGCTGCTTTTAAACGTGCTTTAGGAAAATTGTACAAGGAACGCAAGATTGAACAACGTGATGGATTTACCTATTTGGCGGAGAAAAAATGA
- the aroE gene encoding shikimate dehydrogenase, translated as MRKFGLIGHPVSHSKSPQIHGAAYQDLGVTAEYVAFDIPEDNLAKAIEIMKVNGFEGLNVTIPHKVKIMEYLDTVGEDATLIGAVNTIVKEGDRLVGRNTDADGYMESLLGALRQSTLANSNVLVIGAGGAARAVVYGLTKHDANITIANRTLHKAEQLAMLFSSANVETVTIAEAEKQLAKFDIVINTSSVGMYPDVTNQPIDVTFLAMEALVSDLIYNPLETQLIKAAKQRGNPVLTGVEMFVNQAALSIFHWTGLTANREKMKAEVLKHL; from the coding sequence ATGAGGAAATTTGGATTAATTGGACACCCAGTCAGTCATAGTAAAAGTCCGCAAATACATGGTGCTGCTTATCAGGACTTAGGAGTTACAGCTGAATATGTAGCTTTTGATATTCCTGAAGACAATCTTGCAAAAGCGATCGAAATAATGAAAGTAAATGGCTTTGAAGGTTTAAATGTGACCATTCCTCATAAAGTAAAAATAATGGAGTATTTGGATACAGTGGGTGAGGATGCAACATTGATTGGGGCAGTTAATACGATCGTCAAAGAGGGCGATCGATTAGTTGGACGAAATACAGATGCGGATGGCTACATGGAATCGTTACTTGGAGCATTGAGGCAAAGCACCTTGGCAAACTCCAACGTACTTGTTATAGGAGCTGGAGGAGCTGCAAGAGCGGTTGTGTATGGCTTAACGAAACATGATGCCAACATTACAATTGCTAATCGTACGCTTCACAAAGCTGAACAACTTGCGATGCTATTTAGTTCAGCAAACGTGGAAACAGTTACGATTGCGGAAGCGGAAAAACAACTGGCTAAGTTTGATATTGTCATTAATACTTCTTCGGTGGGAATGTATCCAGACGTAACGAATCAACCAATCGATGTGACTTTTTTGGCAATGGAAGCCCTTGTGAGCGACTTAATTTATAACCCGCTTGAAACGCAATTGATAAAAGCAGCAAAGCAACGTGGAAATCCTGTGTTGACTGGGGTGGAGATGTTTGTAAACCAAGCCGCTCTTTCCATTTTCCATTGGACAGGGTTAACAGCAAACCGTGAGAAGATGAAAGCAGAAGTGCTGAAGCACTTATAA
- a CDS encoding MnhB domain-containing protein, with protein MKYSKSHDVLQQTLIVVTTYFLLAFAFYLFFAGHNDPGGGFIGGLTAACSLMLIYVVFDRKAANDVIQISFVPVVAIGLLITLGVGFIGIIFGDAYLEQFFGYYTFPFFGELELTTALPFDLGIFLVVVAVAMVITLTVAEDED; from the coding sequence ATGAAGTACTCAAAATCACATGATGTCTTGCAACAAACGTTAATTGTCGTAACGACATACTTTTTATTAGCATTTGCATTTTATCTGTTTTTTGCTGGACACAATGATCCAGGCGGTGGATTCATCGGTGGGTTAACTGCTGCGTGCTCCTTGATGTTAATTTATGTTGTTTTTGATCGAAAAGCAGCTAATGATGTCATTCAGATTTCTTTTGTACCAGTAGTAGCGATTGGGTTATTAATCACTCTTGGTGTTGGCTTTATCGGAATCATCTTTGGAGATGCTTATCTGGAACAATTCTTTGGTTATTACACGTTTCCTTTCTTTGGGGAACTTGAACTAACAACTGCCTTGCCTTTTGACTTAGGGATCTTTTTAGTCGTAGTCGCAGTTGCAATGGTTATTACACTTACAGTTGCGGAGGATGAAGACTGA
- the rsfS gene encoding ribosome silencing factor: MAVEAIDDKRGQQIAALNMEGISPIADYFVICHGNSEKQVQAIAHELKKNAQEMGIEIKRLEGYDQGRWVLLDIGDVVVHIFHKDERLYYNLEKLWGDASRVDLGEVLTG; encoded by the coding sequence ATGGCGGTTGAAGCCATTGATGATAAACGTGGGCAGCAAATTGCCGCTTTAAATATGGAGGGGATTTCACCGATCGCGGATTATTTCGTAATCTGCCACGGGAATTCTGAAAAACAAGTTCAGGCAATTGCTCATGAATTAAAAAAGAATGCACAAGAAATGGGCATTGAAATAAAGCGCTTAGAAGGTTATGACCAAGGACGTTGGGTATTGCTTGATATTGGTGATGTTGTTGTCCATATATTCCATAAAGATGAACGGCTTTATTACAACCTTGAAAAGTTATGGGGCGATGCAAGCCGTGTCGATCTGGGAGAGGTCTTAACAGGATGA
- a CDS encoding Na+/H+ antiporter subunit D, producing the protein MNNLLMLPVILPFAVGALLILLVRYRKTQRMISALTSFAMLGIAIFLAYEAYTTGVITLEFGNWTAPFGIVFVADLFSTFMVLLSAIVGVVCLFFAFNTLHSEREKFYFYPFYFFLLTGVNGAFLTGDMFNLFVFFEVMLLSSYALIVIGGTKYQLRESFKYAVINVFASILFLVGLAYLYGITGTLNMAHLAVRVGELEQTGALQIVAMIFFLVFAMKGALFPLYFWLPRSYYGPPSAIAALFGGLLTKVGIYAIIRSFTLIFIHDPDFTHTFILWVAGFTMFFGVLGAVSQFDFKRILSYHIISQVGYMVMGLGLYTRIAIAGAIFYIAHHIIVKTALFLFAGATEKITGTTDLKKMGGLLKTHPWLAWMFFISALSLAGIPPLSGFFSKFPLIRESLVIESYGIATVALVVGLLTLFSMIKIFVYAFWGEQAHSKEQASVSVTKLLFAIVPLVALTIILGFAAEPVFNYSLDVADQLLNPEIYINSVLGE; encoded by the coding sequence ATGAATAATCTACTCATGCTCCCGGTAATTCTACCTTTTGCGGTAGGAGCGCTTTTAATATTGCTTGTTAGGTATAGAAAAACGCAAAGAATGATAAGTGCCCTTACTTCCTTTGCAATGCTTGGAATAGCAATTTTTCTAGCCTATGAAGCATACACAACTGGAGTAATAACACTAGAATTCGGAAACTGGACAGCTCCATTTGGGATCGTTTTTGTAGCTGATCTATTTTCAACATTTATGGTTCTTTTATCAGCTATTGTTGGGGTTGTTTGTTTATTTTTTGCATTTAATACGCTACATTCAGAGCGTGAAAAGTTTTACTTTTATCCTTTTTACTTCTTTCTTTTAACTGGAGTGAATGGGGCGTTTTTAACAGGAGATATGTTTAATCTGTTTGTATTTTTTGAAGTTATGTTGCTTTCTTCTTATGCTCTGATCGTAATCGGAGGAACCAAATACCAGCTTCGTGAATCCTTTAAATATGCAGTGATTAACGTATTTGCTTCCATACTCTTTTTAGTAGGACTTGCTTATTTATACGGGATAACAGGCACTTTAAACATGGCACACTTGGCAGTTCGTGTAGGTGAGCTCGAACAAACAGGCGCGTTGCAAATTGTTGCCATGATCTTTTTCTTGGTTTTTGCAATGAAGGGAGCATTATTCCCACTTTATTTTTGGCTTCCGAGGTCTTATTATGGTCCTCCTTCAGCCATAGCGGCTCTCTTTGGAGGTCTATTAACAAAGGTTGGAATTTACGCGATTATTCGTTCCTTTACACTCATTTTCATTCATGATCCGGACTTCACCCATACATTTATATTATGGGTTGCTGGATTCACGATGTTCTTCGGTGTATTAGGTGCCGTTTCCCAATTTGACTTTAAACGAATCCTTTCCTACCACATTATTAGTCAAGTAGGATATATGGTTATGGGGCTAGGTCTTTATACAAGAATAGCTATTGCAGGGGCGATCTTCTATATCGCGCACCATATCATTGTAAAGACAGCACTCTTCTTATTCGCAGGAGCAACAGAAAAAATTACAGGTACAACGGATCTAAAGAAAATGGGTGGCTTACTGAAAACTCATCCTTGGCTCGCTTGGATGTTCTTCATCTCTGCATTGTCCCTAGCAGGTATCCCTCCCCTTTCAGGGTTCTTTAGTAAGTTTCCTCTTATTAGAGAAAGCTTAGTTATTGAAAGTTACGGGATCGCCACTGTAGCTTTAGTTGTGGGTCTTTTAACCCTCTTCTCAATGATTAAGATTTTCGTTTATGCTTTCTGGGGAGAACAAGCCCATTCGAAAGAACAGGCTTCTGTATCAGTTACTAAATTGTTATTCGCTATCGTTCCACTCGTCGCACTAACAATTATCTTAGGTTTTGCAGCTGAACCTGTTTTCAACTACTCACTTGATGTAGCTGATCAACTGCTTAACCCAGAAATCTATATTAATTCGGTTCTAGGGGAGTGA
- a CDS encoding sporulation histidine kinase inhibitor Sda — protein sequence MENLSDELLIETYHKAVELELNKDFIDIIHAELLRRSLTDQVRLSS from the coding sequence ATGGAGAATTTATCAGACGAACTCTTAATCGAAACTTATCACAAAGCAGTTGAACTTGAACTTAACAAAGACTTCATTGACATAATTCATGCTGAACTGCTACGTCGTTCTCTAACTGATCAGGTCAGACTCTCTTCTTAA
- a CDS encoding YqeG family HAD IIIA-type phosphatase, with protein MFSQLLPNQYVKSIYDIDLDALKNRGIRAVITDLDNTLVEWHREEATPEVKNWFTKLEETGLNVTIVSNNTEKRVKAFCDPEQKIFIHGAKKPSRKAFRKACKQMDVRTDEAVVIGDQIFTDVLGGNRAGLFTILVVPVAKTDGWMTQLNRRMERIVLRWMKKKGQIHWEE; from the coding sequence GTGTTCAGCCAATTACTTCCAAATCAATATGTGAAGAGCATTTATGATATCGATTTAGACGCATTAAAAAACCGTGGCATTCGTGCTGTTATTACTGATTTAGATAATACATTGGTAGAGTGGCATCGTGAAGAGGCGACACCTGAAGTGAAAAATTGGTTTACTAAATTAGAAGAAACGGGCTTGAATGTGACGATTGTATCTAATAATACAGAAAAGCGAGTAAAGGCTTTTTGCGATCCAGAGCAAAAAATCTTTATTCATGGTGCGAAAAAGCCAAGTAGAAAGGCTTTTCGTAAGGCTTGTAAGCAAATGGATGTACGAACTGATGAAGCGGTTGTTATAGGAGACCAAATCTTTACAGACGTGCTTGGAGGTAATCGAGCTGGTCTTTTTACGATTCTAGTCGTACCTGTTGCTAAAACAGATGGATGGATGACGCAATTGAACAGGCGCATGGAACGCATTGTATTAAGATGGATGAAGAAAAAAGGTCAAATTCATTGGGAGGAATAA